The Sporosarcina ureae genome includes a region encoding these proteins:
- a CDS encoding heptaprenylglyceryl phosphate synthase codes for MDYKTWRHAFKIDPAKEISDKQVEAIAESGTDGVIIGGSDGVTLENVLDLLARFRRFSVPLALEVSTVESVTPGFDYYFIPTVLNTTDSKWLNGLHHEALREYGHMMNFDELVTEGYCILNLDCTAAKVTGVDRVPDEEDVQAYARMAEHLFSLPIFYLEYSGQYGDPQVVRSAKELLTTTRLFYGGGIRSTEQAKEMAAIADTVVVGNVVYDDLQVALKTVHAVKSVPLPV; via the coding sequence ATGGACTATAAAACATGGCGACATGCATTTAAAATTGATCCAGCGAAAGAAATATCAGATAAACAAGTAGAAGCCATAGCGGAGTCTGGAACGGATGGAGTCATCATTGGTGGGTCTGACGGTGTCACATTGGAAAACGTACTTGATTTACTTGCACGTTTCCGTCGTTTTTCCGTACCCCTTGCATTGGAAGTATCTACTGTTGAATCCGTCACGCCAGGATTCGATTATTACTTCATTCCAACGGTCTTAAACACAACGGATTCAAAATGGCTGAACGGCTTGCATCACGAAGCACTTCGGGAATACGGCCATATGATGAACTTCGATGAGCTAGTTACAGAAGGTTACTGTATTTTAAATTTGGATTGTACAGCTGCGAAGGTGACAGGCGTAGACCGTGTTCCCGATGAAGAAGATGTACAAGCATATGCACGGATGGCTGAACATTTATTTTCTTTGCCGATTTTTTATTTAGAGTACAGTGGGCAATACGGTGATCCACAAGTTGTTCGATCGGCAAAAGAATTACTTACTACTACTCGTCTCTTTTACGGTGGTGGAATTCGCTCAACAGAACAAGCGAAAGAAATGGCGGCCATTGCAGATACGGTAGTAGTAGGAAATGTAGTATACGATGACCTACAAGTGGCTCTTAAAACAGTCCATGCTGTGAAATCTGTTCCTTTACCTGTGTGA
- a CDS encoding YerC/YecD family TrpR-related protein, whose amino-acid sequence MQIDKIRGEQIDQLFQAILELKDVEECYMFFDDICTMSEVQSLAQRLDVAHKLKLKKTYDSIQQETGASTATISRIRRCVDYGSGGYNLMLDRLYPELQNNQTKNN is encoded by the coding sequence ATGCAAATAGATAAAATCCGCGGAGAACAAATAGATCAATTATTTCAAGCAATTCTAGAACTAAAGGATGTAGAAGAATGTTATATGTTTTTCGATGACATTTGCACGATGAGTGAAGTCCAATCACTTGCGCAAAGACTGGATGTAGCCCATAAACTCAAACTGAAAAAAACCTATGACAGCATCCAACAAGAAACAGGCGCAAGTACAGCTACGATCTCCCGCATACGCCGTTGCGTAGACTACGGGTCTGGTGGCTACAATCTTATGTTGGATCGACTGTACCCTGAACTTCAAAACAATCAAACAAAAAATAACTAA
- a CDS encoding DUF3048 domain-containing protein gives MRWNGRKLLLTAAVSLLCLGGCSSKDQSEPEEPEKKQNPIEVSSFTGEITDGINNRPIVATISNIPAARPQSGLADADQIYEFLAEGQVTRYAALFQSKVPDQIGPIRSARDYFVHLAEGMDAFYIAHGYSPDAKKLLDDRVVEHINGISHDGTLFERSADRRAPHNSYISKEHIAEAFSLVNASEEITAQPSFSFLNPDESDKIGDIASTVQVSYSSDPNFISTYTYDQEENRYYRSVNGIDTVDKLNERRIELANIIVMEMDHQTVDQQGRLAIDLESGGQAMLFHEGIAKTIEWQNKDGFLTPVDQDLPVKLTAGKTWIHIIPSLSGPSTSVTYTP, from the coding sequence TTGAGATGGAATGGACGAAAGTTACTCTTGACGGCCGCGGTTAGCTTGCTATGTCTTGGGGGATGCTCTTCAAAAGATCAGTCTGAACCAGAGGAACCAGAGAAAAAACAAAATCCGATTGAAGTGTCTTCTTTTACAGGTGAAATTACAGATGGAATCAACAATCGCCCTATTGTAGCGACAATCAGTAATATTCCTGCAGCCCGTCCACAATCGGGACTGGCAGACGCGGATCAGATCTATGAATTTTTAGCTGAAGGTCAAGTTACACGCTATGCCGCCCTTTTTCAAAGTAAGGTGCCGGATCAGATAGGCCCTATTCGAAGTGCACGTGACTATTTCGTACACTTGGCAGAAGGTATGGATGCATTTTATATCGCTCATGGTTATAGTCCAGATGCAAAGAAATTATTAGATGATCGGGTAGTTGAACATATAAATGGGATAAGCCATGATGGAACTTTATTCGAACGTTCAGCGGATCGTCGGGCTCCGCATAACTCGTATATATCAAAGGAACATATTGCAGAAGCATTTAGTCTTGTGAATGCATCTGAAGAGATCACTGCACAGCCGTCCTTTTCTTTCCTTAATCCTGATGAAAGTGATAAAATAGGGGATATAGCATCAACGGTTCAAGTATCGTACAGTTCAGATCCGAATTTCATTAGTACGTACACGTATGATCAAGAAGAAAATCGGTACTATCGGTCTGTTAACGGTATTGATACAGTAGATAAGCTAAATGAACGACGTATAGAATTGGCGAATATCATCGTGATGGAAATGGATCATCAAACAGTTGATCAACAAGGCAGGCTCGCAATTGACCTAGAATCTGGCGGCCAAGCTATGCTGTTTCATGAAGGGATCGCTAAAACGATTGAATGGCAAAATAAAGATGGATTTTTAACTCCAGTAGACCAAGACTTACCTGTGAAATTAACAGCCGGAAAAACTTGGATCCACATTATTCCATCATTATCAGGTCCTTCTACTTCCGTCACTTATACTCCGTAA
- a CDS encoding adenine deaminase C-terminal domain-containing protein, with translation MVFSMWSAKEIQSQLAIINGEKAPDIVIENATYLHSIFKKWMQGNIWIQGDRIVYVGERMPAILEGTECVDASGKKVVPGYIEPHVHPFQLYNPETFADYASRRGTTTFISDNLILFSMLDQQTAFAFIDQLNELPFSFYWWARVDSQTVLQNERELFNTVDVVKWMERPDVLMTGELTGWPRLLQGDQTIMQSLMESKRLGKKIEGHFPGASERTLARMKLLGADGDHEAMTVDEVERRLQQGYAATLRYSSIRPDLPDLLKGIVEKEWDVFDHLMMTTDGSTPSFYREGVMDQCIQIALDAGVPPIDAYQMASYNVARYYDITDLHSVIATGRFATLNFLEDEYNPVPTDVLSKGKWVLRNNTSSDAFKAVDWKALPAFELPYELTDEDFTFTSSTGIQMVNDVITKVYESDLDLSSPTIATGDECYLMLLDKNGKWRVNTMLKGFGNNLQGFASSYSNTGDVLLIGQDWQEMKRAFNEIKKIGGGMALAENGKIIETLPLQVAGGLSVQPMETIIEEELAMKKALKERGYTHGDAVYTLLFLQSVHLPYVRITPIGVVQVMKNERLIPNIER, from the coding sequence ATGGTGTTCAGCATGTGGAGTGCAAAAGAAATACAGTCACAACTTGCGATTATTAATGGAGAGAAAGCGCCTGATATCGTAATTGAAAATGCTACATACTTACATTCTATATTCAAGAAATGGATGCAAGGGAACATTTGGATTCAAGGTGATCGAATCGTTTATGTAGGGGAGCGTATGCCGGCTATTCTGGAAGGAACAGAGTGTGTTGACGCTTCAGGCAAGAAAGTAGTCCCGGGATATATCGAGCCCCATGTCCATCCATTTCAATTATATAATCCGGAAACATTTGCTGACTATGCATCCCGTCGAGGAACCACAACTTTTATATCGGATAATCTCATCTTATTCTCCATGTTGGATCAGCAAACTGCATTTGCATTTATTGATCAACTGAATGAACTACCATTCTCATTTTATTGGTGGGCACGGGTTGATTCGCAAACTGTACTGCAAAATGAAAGAGAGCTTTTCAATACCGTAGACGTTGTGAAATGGATGGAGCGTCCTGATGTATTGATGACAGGAGAGCTGACAGGTTGGCCTAGACTACTACAAGGTGATCAAACGATCATGCAGTCTTTAATGGAATCCAAACGACTTGGTAAAAAGATCGAAGGACATTTTCCAGGTGCATCGGAACGCACACTGGCCCGAATGAAATTGCTTGGGGCGGACGGCGATCATGAAGCGATGACTGTTGATGAAGTGGAAAGACGATTACAGCAAGGATATGCCGCCACATTGCGCTATTCTTCAATTCGTCCAGATCTTCCAGATTTATTGAAAGGTATTGTTGAGAAGGAATGGGATGTTTTTGATCACTTGATGATGACGACAGATGGTTCCACACCTTCGTTCTATCGTGAAGGTGTAATGGACCAATGTATTCAAATAGCACTTGACGCGGGAGTACCACCGATTGATGCGTATCAAATGGCATCATATAACGTGGCGAGGTACTACGATATTACGGATTTGCATAGTGTAATTGCGACAGGCCGTTTTGCGACATTGAATTTTTTAGAAGATGAATACAATCCAGTACCAACTGATGTATTATCAAAAGGGAAGTGGGTACTCCGAAACAATACATCGTCCGACGCTTTCAAAGCAGTAGATTGGAAAGCGTTGCCGGCATTTGAATTACCTTATGAACTGACAGATGAAGATTTCACATTCACCTCTTCAACGGGGATTCAGATGGTTAATGATGTGATTACAAAAGTATATGAAAGTGATTTAGATCTTAGCAGTCCGACGATTGCAACTGGTGATGAGTGTTATTTGATGTTATTGGATAAGAACGGCAAGTGGCGAGTCAATACGATGCTAAAAGGATTCGGAAATAATCTGCAAGGTTTCGCATCTTCCTATTCAAATACGGGTGATGTATTATTGATTGGGCAGGATTGGCAAGAGATGAAGAGAGCGTTTAATGAAATAAAGAAAATAGGCGGAGGCATGGCACTCGCTGAGAATGGTAAGATAATTGAAACGTTACCACTGCAAGTTGCAGGCGGGTTGTCTGTTCAACCGATGGAAACCATCATCGAAGAAGAGTTAGCAATGAAAAAGGCATTAAAAGAGCGTGGATATACGCATGGAGATGCCGTATATACGTTGTTATTCCTTCAATCTGTTCACTTGCCGTATGTCCGAATCACGCCGATTGGTGTCGTGCAAGTAATGAAAAATGAACGATTAATACCTAATATAGAAAGGTAG
- the purD gene encoding phosphoribosylamine--glycine ligase, with translation MRVLVIGSGGREHAIAKQFNQAPSVSEVFVAPGNDGMQQDATCVDIAATDFAALADFAIEQRVTLTFVGPEQPLAEGIADYFLDKGLTVFGPTQAAARIEGSKSFAKEIMDKYDIPTAAYGTFTDADAAKAFIREQGAPIVVKADGLAAGKGVIVAMELQEALDAVDDMIGNQKFGESSSRVVVEEFLDGEEFSYMSFVHDGQIYPMVIAQDHKRAYDGDRGPNTGGMGAYSPVPQISDAIVQEAYDRVVVPTVEAMTEEGIPFTGILYAGLILTEQGPKVIEFNARFGDPETQVVLPRMKSDFGKFMEALMAGESFDLEWHEEAMLGVVIASEGYPSDVVNGRALPNLDVLTANGLDVFHAGTKLEDDHFVGNGGRVLLVAAKAATLKEAQEKVYNGLADQSWDGFFHRTDIGWRTFE, from the coding sequence ATGAGAGTTCTTGTAATTGGAAGTGGTGGTCGTGAACATGCGATAGCCAAACAGTTCAACCAAGCGCCTTCTGTATCAGAAGTATTTGTGGCACCTGGCAACGACGGTATGCAGCAAGATGCAACATGTGTGGATATTGCGGCTACAGACTTTGCGGCTTTGGCAGACTTCGCCATCGAACAGCGTGTTACGTTGACGTTCGTTGGACCGGAACAGCCGCTGGCGGAAGGAATTGCTGATTATTTCTTAGATAAAGGCTTAACAGTATTCGGTCCGACCCAGGCGGCTGCTCGCATCGAAGGCAGCAAGTCATTCGCCAAGGAAATCATGGACAAGTATGATATTCCAACAGCAGCTTATGGAACGTTCACGGATGCTGATGCAGCGAAGGCATTCATCCGCGAACAAGGTGCCCCGATCGTTGTGAAGGCTGACGGATTGGCAGCTGGAAAAGGCGTAATCGTCGCAATGGAATTACAAGAAGCGTTAGATGCGGTAGATGACATGATTGGCAATCAAAAGTTCGGTGAATCATCATCACGTGTGGTGGTAGAAGAATTTCTTGATGGTGAAGAGTTCTCTTATATGTCGTTCGTTCATGATGGACAAATCTACCCAATGGTGATTGCACAAGATCACAAACGTGCGTATGACGGTGATCGCGGTCCGAACACTGGCGGGATGGGTGCGTATTCCCCAGTTCCACAAATTTCAGATGCTATTGTGCAAGAAGCATACGATCGCGTAGTCGTACCTACTGTCGAGGCTATGACAGAAGAAGGAATTCCTTTTACAGGTATCCTCTATGCTGGTTTAATACTTACTGAGCAAGGTCCGAAGGTTATTGAATTCAATGCTCGCTTTGGAGACCCAGAAACACAAGTTGTTTTACCGCGTATGAAATCGGATTTTGGTAAGTTCATGGAAGCGCTAATGGCTGGAGAATCGTTCGATCTTGAATGGCATGAAGAAGCGATGTTAGGTGTGGTTATTGCATCGGAAGGGTATCCATCTGATGTAGTGAATGGCCGTGCACTCCCTAACCTTGATGTACTGACTGCTAACGGACTTGACGTCTTTCATGCAGGCACGAAGCTAGAAGATGATCACTTCGTCGGAAATGGCGGTCGTGTACTTCTTGTTGCAGCAAAAGCAGCTACGTTAAAAGAAGCTCAAGAGAAAGTCTACAATGGTCTTGCTGATCAATCGTGGGACGGATTCTTTCACCGTACAGATATCGGATGGCGTACATTTGAATAA
- the purH gene encoding bifunctional phosphoribosylaminoimidazolecarboxamide formyltransferase/IMP cyclohydrolase, with the protein MKKRALLSVSDKSGVLEFAKELEQLGYELLSTGGTMKHLKDNGVAVTAVDEVTGFPEIMEGRVKTLNPMIHGGLLAKQDDPEHQAQMEEHGIQPIDVVCVNLYPFKETISKPDVSAEDAIENIDIGGPAMLRASAKNHAYVTVIVDAADYSAVLDELKADGKTTLETRRRLAAKVFRHTAAYDSLISGYLTDLAGEQFPEQVTYTYELKQPLRYGENPHQQAAFYSRPLGSDFSIAYAEQLHGKELSYNNIQDANAAIQIVKEFTEPAAVAVKHMNPCGVGTGETIAEAFQKAYEADSTSIFGGIIALNKKVDQETAVQLADIFLEIVIAPSFTEEAIETLTKKKNIRLLTISFEQRKKDQWNTVSVEGGLLMQQPDAHGFEEADIKVATDREPTEAEWNAMKLGWAVVKHVKSNAIVVTDEHMTIGVGAGQMNRVGAAKIALTQAGERAKGAALASDAFFPMDDTVEAAAKAGITAIIQPGGSVKDADSIKKANEYGITMVFTGVRHFKH; encoded by the coding sequence TTGAAAAAACGCGCATTGTTAAGCGTATCGGATAAAAGCGGTGTACTAGAATTTGCGAAAGAACTTGAACAGCTTGGGTATGAATTATTATCTACTGGTGGTACGATGAAGCACCTAAAAGACAATGGTGTTGCTGTAACGGCTGTAGATGAAGTAACAGGATTCCCTGAGATCATGGAAGGCCGTGTGAAAACATTAAACCCGATGATTCACGGCGGATTACTAGCAAAGCAAGATGACCCCGAACATCAAGCACAAATGGAAGAGCACGGCATCCAGCCAATCGATGTAGTGTGTGTGAACTTGTATCCATTCAAAGAAACGATTTCTAAACCAGACGTATCCGCAGAAGATGCGATCGAAAATATTGATATTGGTGGACCGGCAATGCTTCGTGCGTCTGCAAAGAATCATGCATACGTCACTGTCATTGTGGATGCAGCTGATTACAGTGCGGTACTTGACGAACTGAAAGCGGATGGCAAGACAACTCTTGAAACGCGCCGTCGTTTAGCAGCTAAAGTATTCCGTCATACAGCAGCCTATGATTCATTGATTTCCGGCTACTTGACAGACCTTGCAGGCGAACAATTCCCAGAACAAGTTACCTATACATACGAATTGAAGCAACCATTGCGTTATGGAGAAAATCCGCATCAGCAGGCAGCATTCTATAGCCGTCCGCTTGGCTCTGATTTCTCGATTGCCTATGCGGAACAGCTTCATGGAAAAGAATTATCTTATAACAATATCCAAGATGCGAATGCAGCGATCCAAATCGTAAAGGAATTTACTGAGCCTGCAGCCGTTGCGGTTAAGCACATGAATCCATGTGGCGTAGGTACAGGCGAGACCATTGCTGAAGCTTTCCAAAAAGCCTACGAAGCAGATTCTACGTCTATTTTCGGTGGGATTATTGCATTGAATAAAAAAGTAGATCAGGAAACAGCCGTGCAACTTGCTGATATATTCCTTGAAATTGTTATTGCTCCTTCATTTACAGAAGAGGCAATTGAGACCTTGACCAAAAAGAAAAATATTCGTCTTTTGACGATTTCATTTGAACAGCGGAAAAAAGATCAGTGGAACACCGTATCCGTTGAAGGCGGATTATTGATGCAACAGCCTGATGCGCACGGTTTTGAAGAAGCAGATATTAAAGTGGCAACAGACCGAGAGCCAACTGAAGCAGAATGGAATGCGATGAAACTGGGATGGGCAGTTGTGAAACACGTAAAGTCTAACGCAATCGTCGTAACAGATGAGCATATGACAATCGGTGTAGGCGCAGGTCAAATGAACCGTGTAGGTGCTGCGAAAATCGCTCTAACACAAGCAGGCGAACGCGCAAAAGGGGCAGCTCTTGCTTCCGATGCATTTTTCCCTATGGATGATACAGTTGAAGCAGCAGCCAAAGCAGGCATTACGGCAATCATTCAACCGGGTGGTTCGGTTAAAGATGCAGATTCTATTAAAAAAGCCAATGAATATGGCATTACGATGGTATTCACAGGCGTACGTCATTTCAAACATTAA
- the purN gene encoding phosphoribosylglycinamide formyltransferase, with protein sequence MMNKVKIAVFASGSGSNFAALAEACKAERIPAEIVLLVTDKPDALVNERANEIGIPIAAIRPRDFETKTAYEQAILEKLQEAQVEWLILAGYMRLIGPVLLEAYPERILNIHPSLLPSFPGKDAIGQAVAAGVKVTGVTVHLVDEGMDTGPILAQRTVDVVDGDTDRTALAIHAVEHELYTETLQSLFENR encoded by the coding sequence ATAATGAATAAAGTAAAGATTGCAGTATTTGCTTCAGGAAGCGGCAGTAATTTTGCCGCTTTGGCAGAAGCTTGTAAAGCGGAGCGCATTCCAGCTGAAATCGTTTTACTGGTGACAGATAAACCGGATGCTCTCGTCAATGAACGGGCAAACGAAATTGGTATACCAATTGCAGCTATTCGCCCTCGTGACTTCGAAACAAAAACAGCATATGAACAAGCAATACTCGAAAAATTACAAGAAGCACAAGTGGAGTGGCTAATATTGGCTGGCTATATGCGATTGATCGGTCCTGTTTTATTAGAAGCTTATCCTGAGCGGATCCTCAATATCCATCCATCGTTATTGCCTTCATTCCCAGGTAAGGATGCGATCGGACAAGCTGTGGCTGCCGGCGTCAAAGTAACAGGTGTTACCGTTCATCTTGTAGATGAAGGAATGGATACGGGTCCGATTTTAGCTCAACGTACAGTAGACGTTGTCGATGGGGATACTGATCGGACCGCATTAGCTATCCATGCCGTAGAACATGAATTATATACAGAAACTTTGCAAAGTTTATTTGAAAATCGATGA
- the purM gene encoding phosphoribosylformylglycinamidine cyclo-ligase: MSKAYEKAGVNIEAGYESVERMKSHVARTSRKGVAGAFGGFGGMFDLSALEYKEPVLISGTDGVGTKLKLAFMADRHDTIGIDCVAMCVNDIVAQGAEPLYFLDYVALGKAVPEKVEAIVKGVADGCVQSGAALIGGETAEMPGLYEEDEYDLAGFAVGACEKSELVTGERVQEGDVLVGIASSGIHSNGYSLVRHIVFEQMGADINGTIEGFEDLGTVADALLKPTKIYAKPVLEMHQQLDVHSMGHITGGGFFENLPRMFSEGFGVEVDLGAWPVLPVFQMLKEKGELTDRDLYSVFNMGVGFVVALPEAQAEKAIEIAKAHGEEAYVIGRVTKQEGVTFNGEHDGTLS; this comes from the coding sequence ATGTCGAAGGCATATGAAAAAGCGGGAGTTAATATTGAAGCTGGCTATGAGTCAGTGGAACGCATGAAGTCTCACGTAGCACGGACATCTCGCAAAGGGGTAGCAGGTGCATTTGGTGGGTTCGGCGGAATGTTCGATCTATCTGCGCTGGAATATAAAGAACCGGTACTCATTTCCGGTACAGACGGGGTGGGCACGAAGTTGAAATTGGCTTTCATGGCGGACCGTCACGACACAATCGGGATTGATTGTGTTGCAATGTGTGTGAATGATATTGTAGCGCAAGGTGCAGAGCCGTTGTATTTCCTTGACTATGTGGCGCTAGGTAAAGCAGTTCCTGAAAAAGTAGAAGCAATTGTTAAAGGTGTAGCGGATGGTTGTGTACAATCGGGTGCGGCATTGATTGGCGGAGAAACGGCTGAAATGCCAGGACTTTATGAAGAAGATGAATATGATTTGGCAGGATTTGCAGTAGGCGCTTGTGAAAAGAGCGAGCTAGTTACAGGTGAGCGTGTGCAAGAAGGCGACGTACTAGTTGGAATCGCATCGAGCGGTATTCACTCGAACGGCTACTCATTAGTACGCCATATTGTTTTCGAACAAATGGGCGCAGACATTAACGGTACGATTGAAGGTTTTGAAGATCTTGGCACAGTAGCGGATGCGTTATTAAAGCCGACTAAGATCTACGCAAAACCGGTACTTGAGATGCACCAACAGCTTGATGTACATTCCATGGGTCATATAACAGGCGGTGGATTCTTCGAAAACCTTCCACGTATGTTCTCTGAAGGATTTGGAGTAGAAGTAGATCTAGGCGCTTGGCCCGTACTTCCTGTATTCCAGATGTTGAAAGAAAAAGGCGAATTAACGGATCGTGATTTATATAGCGTATTCAACATGGGTGTTGGGTTCGTCGTAGCCTTGCCGGAAGCACAAGCTGAAAAAGCAATCGAAATCGCTAAAGCACACGGTGAAGAAGCATATGTAATCGGACGTGTTACGAAGCAAGAAGGCGTCACGTTTAACGGCGAGCATGACGGGACATTGTCATAA
- the purF gene encoding amidophosphoribosyltransferase, translated as MLAELRGLNEECGVFGIWGHDDAAQLSYYALHALQHRGQEGAGIVVKGENGLHAVKGEGLVNEVFSGEKLDSLEGRGAIGQVRYTTKDGRGIENVQPLVFRSTTGSLAIAHNGNLINATDLKEHLERQGSIFQSTSDTEVLAHLIKRSSGSRNHRDRVKKALSILKGAFAFVLMTDEGLMVAQDPNGMRPLSLGKIGDAWVVASETCAFEIIGAEHVRSVEPGELLIINDSGLVSERFAEPADSAMCSMEYVYFSRPDSNIDGINIHAARKRCGKQLAREVQISADVVTGVPDSSISAAIGFSEQSGIPYELGLIKNRYVGRTFIQPSQALREQGVKMKLSPVHQVVDGKRVVMVDDSIVRGTTSKRIVSMLRDAGAKEIHVVIASPPLIAPCYYGVDISSDSELLATGRTIEEMRDEIGADSLSFLSIDGMLESNGRSSEMKNCGQCLACFTGEYPTEIYSDTAMPHEKEIVR; from the coding sequence ATGCTTGCTGAACTCAGAGGACTAAACGAAGAGTGCGGCGTATTTGGTATTTGGGGTCATGACGATGCTGCACAGCTCAGCTATTACGCATTGCATGCTCTTCAGCATCGAGGACAAGAAGGAGCGGGTATCGTCGTAAAAGGCGAGAACGGTCTCCATGCAGTGAAAGGTGAAGGACTAGTCAATGAAGTGTTTTCAGGTGAAAAACTAGACTCACTTGAAGGACGTGGCGCAATTGGGCAAGTTCGCTATACGACAAAAGACGGACGTGGTATTGAAAATGTTCAGCCACTTGTCTTCCGTTCAACAACGGGTAGCCTAGCTATCGCCCATAACGGAAATCTGATCAATGCAACAGACCTGAAAGAACATTTGGAACGTCAAGGTAGTATCTTCCAAAGTACATCCGACACTGAAGTACTCGCTCACTTGATTAAACGTAGCAGTGGTTCTCGTAATCATCGAGACCGGGTGAAGAAGGCACTTAGTATTCTAAAAGGTGCATTTGCATTCGTTTTAATGACAGATGAAGGATTGATGGTTGCACAAGACCCGAACGGTATGCGTCCATTGTCATTAGGGAAAATCGGTGATGCGTGGGTCGTTGCATCCGAAACGTGTGCATTTGAAATTATCGGTGCTGAACACGTCCGTTCTGTAGAGCCAGGTGAATTGCTGATTATCAATGATAGTGGATTGGTGTCTGAGCGTTTTGCAGAACCAGCAGATTCTGCGATGTGTTCTATGGAATATGTATACTTTTCCCGTCCTGATTCAAATATTGACGGAATTAATATCCATGCGGCACGTAAACGTTGCGGGAAGCAATTAGCTCGTGAAGTACAGATTAGTGCAGATGTGGTCACAGGGGTTCCGGATTCGAGCATCTCTGCTGCCATTGGATTTTCTGAACAAAGCGGGATTCCGTATGAGTTGGGATTAATCAAAAACCGTTATGTCGGACGAACGTTTATTCAACCATCTCAAGCATTGCGTGAACAAGGTGTAAAGATGAAGCTATCGCCTGTACACCAAGTCGTCGACGGTAAGCGTGTGGTGATGGTGGATGATTCAATCGTTCGTGGTACAACATCTAAACGAATCGTTTCCATGCTTCGCGATGCAGGCGCTAAAGAAATACATGTCGTCATTGCTTCACCACCCTTGATCGCTCCATGTTATTACGGTGTAGATATTAGTTCTGATTCAGAATTACTTGCGACAGGTCGTACTATAGAAGAAATGCGTGATGAAATTGGCGCAGATTCACTGTCATTCTTATCAATAGATGGAATGCTGGAATCGAATGGTCGGTCATCAGAAATGAAAAATTGCGGACAATGCTTAGCTTGTTTCACAGGCGAATATCCAACTGAGATTTATTCAGATACAGCAATGCCGCATGAAAAAGAAATCGTACGATAG